One genomic region from bacterium encodes:
- a CDS encoding alpha/beta fold hydrolase — protein MTHDIMKGAEPFFFASPSHTTLVILVHGFTSSCHSMRELGEKFYKAGFDAAGILLPGHGTTPEDMEKRKWTEWLEAVENKLNELKTRYAHVFLCGQSMGGCLCLYASSFHPVSGVITISSGIKLFDWKLRLLPLLSYFIRFIKKHDGPDIKDPVAKKTEVHYDLMPVKSIMQLQHLLNKLRKRISYVSCPVLLIHAEQDHTFEFKNQALMFRALRSANKKQIVLKNSYHIATVDYDKLTVQNASIQFIKELCK, from the coding sequence TCGCCTTCACACACGACTTTAGTTATACTCGTGCACGGATTCACTTCCTCCTGTCACTCGATGCGTGAACTTGGTGAAAAATTCTACAAAGCAGGTTTTGACGCGGCAGGAATATTGCTTCCCGGACATGGAACAACTCCTGAAGACATGGAAAAAAGAAAATGGACGGAATGGCTTGAAGCCGTTGAAAATAAACTGAACGAATTGAAAACTCGTTATGCCCATGTATTCCTTTGCGGCCAGTCCATGGGCGGTTGTTTATGCCTTTATGCGTCTTCTTTCCATCCTGTTTCTGGCGTAATAACGATTTCATCCGGAATTAAATTATTCGACTGGAAACTCCGATTGCTGCCTTTGTTAAGTTATTTTATCCGATTCATCAAAAAACATGACGGCCCGGATATCAAAGACCCGGTTGCAAAAAAAACGGAAGTTCACTACGATCTTATGCCCGTCAAGAGCATTATGCAACTTCAACATTTATTGAACAAACTGCGCAAACGCATATCTTACGTTTCATGCCCTGTTCTACTTATCCATGCTGAACAAGATCATACGTTTGAATTCAAAAACCAAGCGCTTATGTTCCGTGCGCTCAGATCGGCAAATAAAAAACAAATAGTTCTAAAAAATAGTTATCATATTGCAACCGTCGATTACGACAAATTAACCGTACAAAACGCCTCCATTCAATTTATTAAGGAACTATGCAAATAA